TCGAGGAGTTCTGCCGCCTCCTCGGAGAGCGGGTTGGAAAACTCCCTGATACGCGCCTGGATCTCTTCAAGGCTCTTCTTTCCGTTCCTGAAGAGGTCGCCGGGGACCTCGGAGAGTTTTCCGCTCTCCTTCTCGTTCCAGACGATCAGACGGATGTCATTGAGGAAGTCGCTCATGCCCTGCCTCCGATCTCGGCAATCCCGCGGCAGCAGAGGAAGACCGCGAGGGCTTCGGGAACGACGTTCGTACCTTTTCTCAGTTTCCAGGTGTTCCCGAGAATCGGCATCGCGAGCGGGAAGGCAAGGTCGATCTTCACCTCGCGCTCCCCGAAGACGACCGCGTCGACAAGGGGGTCGAACCCGGCGAGGTCGCCGGGCGGGATCTCGACGACCCGGAGGCCGCTCCCGCCGTGGAGGGAGGTCGGCATCCTGATCAGCCGTTTGATGTCGGTCGTCACCGGTTCATCGACGAGGGCCGCCTGACTTTTGAGGAGGGGGAGCAGTTCGCCCCCTTCCGCGGAGAGAAGAGTCTGCATCACCGGTGAGGTGAGGAGTGCGTCTGTGGGGCGCTCCTCCTCGCCGCCGAAGTTCTGCAGGGCCACGAGGAACCGACCGGCATAGGTCTCGCCGACTCCTTTCATTCCCTTGAGGTGTTTCAGGGCGGCCTTCTCGCCGCCGGCGAGAAGACGGTCCGCGTAGATCTTCATGGCGACGGAAAAACGCTTCTGCCACCCGGAAGAACCGTTCCCCGCGGCGAAGAGCATCTGCGGCTCGATCCCGGTCCCGCAGAGGTAGTCCACGACCTCGCGCCGTTCGCGGCTCTCCCAGCCCCTCACCCTCGGGTCGCGCATATGGACGTGATAACCCCGTCCGCCCGAGAAGACAAGGGAGAGGGTGCGCGCCGAAAAGCCGAGTTCACCGGTGAGCATGTCGAGGAGTTTCTCCGTCTCCTCCTTCACACGGGCGAGCATGGCATCATAGGGCACGCCGCGGATGAGGTGGTCGGCGTCGATGTCGAAGATCAGGTCGGCCCCTGTCCAGCCCTTCTCCCCCATCGTCCCTGCTGCCGGGTTCGTGTAGTACGCCGTCGAGTAATAGGCATGGGACGGGACCATCGACCTGATATACTCCAGGCATTCGTCCTGCGACCCGAAACCAAGATGCCGCCGCATTCGCACCTCGGGCTTTGCGTCGAAGAAGATGAACCCCCACTCCCGGTTTTCGAGCGCCGGCGGGACACTGAGGTGGCCCTGCTGGTAATACGACATGAAGCGTTGCCGGACGAATTCGAGGGTTGCGGGTTTCATCAAAGCCTCTTTACCATATATGGACCTTCACGTTCATAGTCCTGACTCCGGTAGTACGGGCGGACGCCGATACCGCTGTTGATGGCAAGCCTCCCGTATCCCTCATCCTCCGCCATCGCCTCGGCCCTGGCAAGAAGTTCTTTGCCGAAACTCCGGTGCTGGAACTCTCCCTCCTCACCGTCCTCCCCGATCGGGACCATCGTCCCGTACACATGGAGTTCGCGCAGGAGGGCGGCGCCTTCCAGTTCCGGCCTGAAGACCTCGCCCGGATACCTGAGGCGCGCAAACCCGATCAGGGCGTCCCCTGCTTTGGCCTGGATGAAGTGCTCCTCGCCGCCGCAGCACCGGTATGCGAGGTCGCGGAAGGACGGTTCCGCGCCGGCCGGGTGCCTACCCGCTTCCCGGCACCTGATACACCGGCATGTCCCCCCCTCTGCCCTGAGCCTCTCCTGCGCGAGCTGCCTGAAGTTGGAGTGGCGCGACCCGGCCACAATCAGCCGTGCCGGGATGTCGCGCTGGACCCGCTGGAGACGGACATACTCGGGGAGGAGGGCCTTCGCATGGGCGATGAGCCCGACCAGATCGTCTTCCGGGTACGGTGCATACTCGCCGCGTTGCCAGAGCGCCTCGATCTCCGATCCCGGCGTGACGAGCGTCGGGTAGATCTTCAGGAAGTCCGGCCTGAACTGTTCGTCGTCGAAGAGGGTCCGGAACATTTCCCTGTCCTCTTCGAGGTCGCTCCCGGGCAGGTTCGGCATGATATGGAAACCGACCTTGATCCCGGCATCGCGGAGCATTGTGTTCGCCTCCACGGCGTCCCCGACAGTGCAGCCGCGCCTGTTGAAGGCGAGGATCCGATCGTCTGTGTGCTGGACCCCGAGTTCCACCTTGGTCACCCCGAGGTCGAGCATGCCGTTGATGTGCTCCCTCCGGCACCAGTCTGGCCGCGTCTCGAAAGTGGCGGCGATGCACCGCACTGCCGCCTGCTCGTTCCCGGCGAAGACCTCGTCCATGGGGGGGAGAGGCCGGTGCGTCCCGGTGCCGTACTCGTTCATTGCATGGATACAGGATGTGACAAACTCTTCCTGATACTCCCGCGGCCGTGCCGTGATCGTCCCGCCCATCACGATCAGTTCGGCCTTGTCCACATAGTGGCCGAGGGCCTCAAGCTGGGAGAGACGCGCCTGCACCTGTTCATAGGGGTCGTACCCGTTCTGGGCGCCCCGCAGGGCCGCAGGTTCCTGTCCCGTATAACTCTGGGGCGAGTGGAAGGGGTGGTCAGGCCCGCCAGGGCAGGGGAGACATTTCCCGTGTGGACAGGGTGCGGGCGAGGTCATCACGGCCACCGGGGCGACGCCCGAGATCGTCCGCGTCGGCTTGACCAGGAGGAGGCGACGGAGCCGCTTTGCCTCTTGTGGGGTGGCTGCAGCAAGAATGGCAGAGTTTTTCGGGACCACCGCGCAACTGTGCTCCCGACAGACCTCGATCTTGATCCGCTGGAGGTCTGCGGGGTCGCAGGGGGAAGAAGAGATCCGGGAGATTATCTCCCGGTAGATTTCGACATCATCCATACCGGTTAATGTTCTTGCATTACGACCTCATTAGTGGTCGCTTCGTGCATGTTCTCCAGCTGGCGGAGGTGTGGGGTTGTCCGCAGCTGGTGAACGAGGTCTTCACCAAGGGCGAGGATCGCTTTTTTGTGAGTGATCTTGTTCTTGTGGATATGGGCGGGGGATACATGAAGCACATCATAGTCGGGGGTGTAGACCTCCTCTCCTGTGGTGGTCTCGTAATACTTCTTGATGTGCATCAGCAACATGTGTAAATGGAGCAACTCTTCCTTCTGCACGCAATCACCTAACTTCAAAAAATACATTTTTTCGGAGGTTGATATAACTTATTGGTGATGTTTATATTCCCCTACCAGAACGCAGCAGGCACGCTCCTTGGACTGGCAGTGGGGGACGCGTTGGGTGCGCCCCTCGAAGGCCTTCCGCCGCCGGAAAAAACCGTGACAAATATGGTCGGCGGAGGGATCCACGGCATGACACGGGGCGAATATACCGACGACACCCTGCAGGCCGTGGGGCTGGCCCAGTCCCTCGTCTTTTGCAGGGGCTTTTTGCCCGAAGACTTCGTAGAACGCCTCATTACGGGTTTTGATCGCGCGCCGGAGTACTACGGCCCCACCTCGCGGATGGTCTTCTCCCTCATCAAGGAGGGTTTCAGCCCTGAAGACGCGGCCCGGATCGCTCATATCCATAACAGGGGGAGCAGGACCAACGGGAGCGTGATGCGTGGGCCGCCGCTCGGGATCTATTATGCGCCTGTCCGTGTGCGAGAGATGAGCCTTGCCTGCTCGGCCCTCACCCACCATGACCCGGTCGCCGGGGAATGCTCGGCCTTCGTGAACCTGATGATCTCGGAGATGTGCCGGGGGATGCCGAAGGTCAGCGCCTTCTGTCACGCCCTCGACCGCTGCGAGAACCCGGAGGTGCTTGAACGGGTCGGGAACTTCCATGCCTGGCCCCTCGAGCCCTCCCTCGACGCCGTCCAGACCACCCACTGCGCCGTCGCCGTCTTCATGAGTGCTGACGGTTTTGAAAAGACGGTGTTGCGGGCCGTCAACCTGGGGGGCGACGCCGATACCGTCGGGGCGATCGCCGGTGCCCTTGCCGGTGCCTGTTACGGTTTTTCCACCATACCCCACCGCTGGCTCGTGGGTTTCAGGCACACCGGCCAACTCCTTGCCCTGGCGCAGCGGCTCTGGGCCGCTGCGGAGCACGCCTGATCAGACAGGCCTGAGTTCGACGAGTTTCAGGTTCTTTCCCTTCTCGCAGACGTCGGGGGCATTACCGAGCACCTTTGCGACAAGGTACTTCTCCCCTTCAATGATGCCGTCGGGGTGACAGAGGAGGTAACCCCGGCAGTCGGTCTTTGTGCAGACAGGTTCATACCTGACCGTCGAGTTGAGGATCGCCCGGTCTGCCGGGATGAGGGTGATGATCGGCGCCTCGATCACCTCGACGGCGCAGATGCCGTCGCGGTGGATAGGGCAGTCCTGATCGGTGTTCTTCCGTATCTCGACGATCTGGTATTTTTTTCCTGGCTGGAGGTTGTGGCACACCTTCAGGAGTTTGCAGGTCTGGCACACGGCCACCTGCCCCTCGTACACGAATTCAAGCCCTTTTTCTGCCAGGCATCTCCCAATCAGGGTCACTTTCGGTTTTGTTTCTGCCATACCATATCACTCCTCGTACAGCATCCTGATGATCCGTTCGGCATTCTCTTTCGAGAGGCCCATGTCCAGGATGGTGAAACGTTCGGGCCTGATGGTGCGTGCCGCAAGGACCGCCTCGACCGCGGTTGCGTCGTCGATCCCGAGTTCTGCCGGTGTTGTCGGCGCTCCGATCCTCTTCAAAGAGTCCCGTATCCACCGCCAGTCTCCGCCGTGGAGGTACATCGTAATGATCGCCCCGACGCCGCACTGCTCCCCGTGGAGCGCCTTTCCCGGTGCGATCCGATCAAGGGCGTGGGAGAACTTGTGCTCGCCGCCGCTCGCAGGCCTGGACGATCCCGCGATGCTCATCGCAACGCCCGATGAGACGAGGGCCTTCATGACGATCCAGGCGCTTTCCTCGGTCAGACCACTGATCACGTCGGCGTTCTTCACGATGATCTCGGCGGTCATCTTCGAGAGGGCCATCGCGTACTCGGAGATGGGTTCGCCCCGCAGCCTGTTGGCGAGTTCCCAGTCCAGGATCGCGGTGTAGTTCGAGATGATATCGGCGCACCCCGCAGCAAGGAGGCGGGGAGGTGCGGCGGCGATGATCCCGGTGTCGGCCACGACCGCGATGGGAGGGTGGGCGCTCAGGGAGACGCTCCCCTCGGGGGTCGGGATGCTTGCCCGCGACGAGGCGATGCCGTCGTGGGCGGCGGCCGTCGGGACCGAGATGAACTGGCGGTCAAGGTTGTACGAGACGATCTTGGCGGTGTCGATCACCCGCCCGCCCCCAACCCCGATGATGAAGTCGGCGCCGGCACCTTCCCTCTCGATCCGTGCGATGTCGGCCGCGGTGTTCGAACCGACGATGCAGGTCTTCACATCGCAGGTGTCCGCGAGGAGGGAGACGATCTCGTCTCCTGCAACGGTCATCGTATGTTCTCCGGCGAGAAGGAGGGCATGGGAACCGAAACAGAGGTCCTTACAGACCGAAGGTATCTCCCTGAGGACGTTATGCCCGATGAGGATGTCTCTGGGGAGCTGCATCCATCTGGACTTGTCAAAGACCTTCTCCCTGAGTACTTTAATATCCTCTCCGTCCATTGAGATCACAGATGATTAGGGAGTTCCTCTACAAATACTACATCGATCCGATCAGGTACGGCCAGCCGTACACGATCGTCGATACGCTCACCTACGCCCTCATCCTCATCTTTTCGGTCTGGCTCGTCTATCGCGGCCTCCGCCGTTTCGGGATCGAGGTCGACCGGCGTTTCACACTCTCGACGATCCCCTTCGTGGTGCTCGGCGGTCTTCTGCGAGTCGTCGAGGACACCGGGATGATCACGTCGGACGCCCACATCCTCCTGATCACGCCCATCATCTTCTTCGTGGTCTTCTTCATCACCGTCATCGCACTCTTCTTCTCCCGCATCCTGGAGGTGAAGGGCCTTGTCGCCGACTCGATACGGGTCTACGGATGGATCGGCATCGCCCTTTCGGTAGCGACGGCGCTTCTCCTCCTCGGGTGGGGTGCGGTCAACACCAGGATCGACTTCGTCGTCCTCTTTGCGATCCCGGCGATGGCGGCGGTCTCGACCGCGGCGGTCTGGGGTTTCCTCAGGTACATCCTCCGCTGGGAGTACGTCGCCGACCCCCTGTACACTCTCCTCATCGCCGGCCACATGCTCGACGCGAGCGCCACGAGTTTCGGGATCGACCTCCACCCCATGGGCTATGTGGAGCAGCATGTCGTCGGCTCCCACCTGATCGAGTGGACAGGGACGGCCTTTTCGATGTTCCCCTTGAAACTCGCCGTGATCATCCCCGCGATATATGTCCTTGAAATGTACCGGAAGGAGGGGAACCCGGCCTTCTGGCACCTGGTGGTCCTTGCGATGATCGTCGTCGGTCTGGCGCCCGGTATCAGGGACATGATGAGGATGGTGATCTATGTCTAGGCGGGAGTTCCTCCCCTATCTTGCCGCGACGGTCGTCATCTTCTCTGTCGGCATCGTCGGAGGCTATGGCCTCGCCGCTTCTGGAGACCCGGCGGCAGACCAGATCCTGGAGACGATCATGGGGGGTGTCTTCTCCCAGATCCTCGGCGACAGTCCTGTCATGCTCGCCGTGAAGATCTTCCTGAACAACCTGCAGGCCTGCGTCCTCCTCTTCCTTGGCGGCGCCACTTTCGGCCTCCTGACCTTCTTCATCCTCTTCTCGAACGGCCTCGTGATCGGCCTCTTTGCCGACCAGATCGCGGAGAAGGTCGGACCTCTCGGCCTCCTTGCAGGGCTCGCTCCTCACGGGATCTTCGAAATCCCGGCCATCTTCATCGCCGCGGCCCTCGGCCTCGCCCTTGCCCGTTCCGTCTTTGCCGACGCCAGGGGGCAGGGGGACGCGGCGGCCGATGCCGCCCGGTTGGGTGGCCTCTTTCTCCGCATTGTCGTGCCCCTTCTTGCCGTGGCGGCCATTATAGAGGCCTTTATAACGCCCGAACTCCTACGTTTAGTAGTTTGAGGTTACTTTCATGGAAGAAGAGAGCGGTTCACTTCCCCTAAAATCCGACTTTTCCGCCTGGTACAATGACGTGCTCTGGCGTGCCGAGATCATGGACGTCAGGTACCCGGTCAAGGGCCTGTACGTCTGGTACCCCTTCGGCTTCGGCCTGCGGCGTCACACCTATGCGATCCTCCGCGATCTTCTGGACCGGTCCGGCCATGAAGAGACTCTCTTTCCCCTCCTCATCCCCAAAACCGAGTTCATGAAGGAGGCCGAGCACATCAAGGGCTTCGAGGACGAGGTCTACTGGGTCACCCACGGCGGCCTGTCAGAACTCGACATCCCCCTTGCCCTGCGGCCAACGAGCGAGACGGCGATCTACCCGATGTTCTCTCTCTGGGTCAGGTCACACGCCGACCTGCCTATCAAGGTGTACCAGATTGTCAACACCTTCCGGTACGAGACCAAGCACACGAGGCCCCTGATCCGCCTCCGCGAGATCACCTCCTTCAAGGAGGCGCACACGGCCCATGCGACCTGGGAGGAGGCCGCGGCCCAGGTCGAGATCGCCCTGTCCCTGTACACGCGTTTCTACGACGACCTCGGCATCCCGGTGATCATCTCGAAGCGGCCTGACTGGGACAAGTTCCCGGGCGCTGACTACACGATGGCGGTGGACGCCCTGATGCCAGACGGCCGGACCCTCCAGGTTGGGACCGCCCACCACCTCGGCGACCACTTCTCGAAGACCTACGATATCACCTACGAGGACGCGAACGGCGAGAGGCAGTTCGTCTCCCAGACCTGCTACGGCATCTCGGAACGGTGCATCGCGGCGACGATAGGCGTCCACGGCGACGACAAGGGCCTGATCCTCCCCCCGAAGGTGGCGCCCGTGCAGGCGGTGATCATCCCGATCATCATGAAGAAGCGGGCCGATGAGGTCACGGCCGCGGCTGCGACCCTGAAGGACGAACTCGAAGCCTCTGGTGTGCGTGTGAAGGTGGACGACCGCGATATGCGGCCCGGCGCGAAGTATTACCACTGGGAGATGCGGGGCGTGCCCCTGCGTATCGAGGTCGGCCCCCGCGACCTGGATGCCGGCACGGTCGTCGTCGCCACGCGGGACGGCGAGAAGATGGCGGTGAAGCGCGACGAGATCGTCGTGCGCATCCCGGAGATCTGTGCGGCATTTTCCCTGCGCCTGCGGGAGAAGGCCGAGGCCTTCCTCACCTCCCACCTCGTTCCTGCGGAGAGCGTTGAAGAAGCGGTCCAGGCGGTCGAGACAGGCATCGCCGTCGTGCACTGGTGCGGTGACGAGGCGTGTGCAGAAAGAATCGAAAAAGAGACGAATGCGAGCGTCCTTGGCACAGAGGTCAGGAGCCCGCATGTCGTGAAGACGGAGGGACGCTGCATTGTCTGCGGCCGCCCCGGCACGTCGACGGTAATTGCCCGGACTTACTGAGAGCAGTGGGGGCAGTGGTAGGCGATGGTGAAACCCGGCCTGCCGGCATCCCCTGCAATCACTTTTTTCCCGCCCCTGACGAAGAGTTTGCCGCAGGAGGTGCAGCGTCTGGGTATGATACGTTCCAGGCGGCGGAACGGGACTTCGACCTCGAAAGAGGTCGTCGCCGTGGCGTCCTCCCCGAAGATGTCCTCTTCGTCGAACTTCTGGATCACCTGCATGATCTGGAGGGGGTTCGCGCCGAGTTCGTCCAGTTTCTTAAAGAGGAAATAGTGGCAGATGAGCCACGAGAGGTCGGAGCGCTCGATGCCGTCCTCATCGACCTCGATGTCGTCCTCCGGGTCTTCGAGGGTGCCGCCGCAGAGGGGGCACTTCCCTCCGATCAACTCCTCGAGATAGACCTCTTCGTTGCAATACGGACAGATGGTGTGGTGGGCGCGTGTACGTGATGTCATATATTACTCCATGAGGAAGACTGCGGCCGCAAGGACGGTCGTCCATCTGCCGTCCTCGTCCACGATTGCGCTTTCAGTGATATTTAAAGTTTTTTCCGGGGTTTTGTCGGTGATGCTCTCGTACATCTTGTACGCGAGGTGCTCGGCGTACTGCCCGGCCTTTTCCTTGTCGTCACCGAATGCATGGTGTTCGGCGAAGTAACCCCATTCCTCCTCCATGTTCTGGGGGATTGCGACCCCGATCGATGCGGAAATCCTGCGGTGGGGTTCGTTGGAGGCGATCCTGGACATAACCGTGAAGACGACGCTCCCTGGTTCGAGGTCGAGAAGACCCTCCTCACGCGGGATGATCCGGCACTTTGGCGGGAGGATCGAACTGACTGTCACGAGATTGTAACACTCGATCTTCGCCGCCCTGAGAGCCATCTCAAAGGACCCGAGGTACTCGGAATCCCGTCCCACGCCGCAGGTAAAAAACACCCTTTTTGGCACAAATGTTCTGGTCAACCCCTATATCACCCATGGAATGAATTGCTTCTCTATTTGTGTTCCCCTCTACTTAAAAGTATATTTCTTTGCAGAATATTTTCGAGATTTCGTGATATTATCCGATTATATCTGTTTAATCGAATCTTTGAGAGGATTATATTCTCGTCAGCGTATCAATCGTCCGGGAGGAGGTGTTTGGTGATGACGTCTTCCGGGTGTGTGCCTGAAGGCCGAAGGGTACTTTTGAACGTGCCGGTTGTCCGTATGATTCTCATACCTCGACCTCCCTCGCAGATTTATCAGTTGCTGAGGAGACGGTTGTGAGTATGGGATGGTGTGGAGAGTGATATCCGTCCATGACCCCATTTCCGGACTGTCTTTTTGCAATAAAATGATAGATAGACGATTATGCCATAACAAGTATATATGCCGTCGACATATCCTCTGCCAGGGACACAGAAAAGGTGTTCCGGCGGGATCCCACCTCCGACGTCCAACCGCAGATGGGATTCCACCTTAG
This window of the Methanofollis ethanolicus genome carries:
- the priS gene encoding DNA primase catalytic subunit PriS; this encodes MKPATLEFVRQRFMSYYQQGHLSVPPALENREWGFIFFDAKPEVRMRRHLGFGSQDECLEYIRSMVPSHAYYSTAYYTNPAAGTMGEKGWTGADLIFDIDADHLIRGVPYDAMLARVKEETEKLLDMLTGELGFSARTLSLVFSGGRGYHVHMRDPRVRGWESRERREVVDYLCGTGIEPQMLFAAGNGSSGWQKRFSVAMKIYADRLLAGGEKAALKHLKGMKGVGETYAGRFLVALQNFGGEEERPTDALLTSPVMQTLLSAEGGELLPLLKSQAALVDEPVTTDIKRLIRMPTSLHGGSGLRVVEIPPGDLAGFDPLVDAVVFGEREVKIDLAFPLAMPILGNTWKLRKGTNVVPEALAVFLCCRGIAEIGGRA
- a CDS encoding tRNA uridine(34) 5-carboxymethylaminomethyl modification radical SAM/GNAT enzyme Elp3 → MDDVEIYREIISRISSSPCDPADLQRIKIEVCREHSCAVVPKNSAILAAATPQEAKRLRRLLLVKPTRTISGVAPVAVMTSPAPCPHGKCLPCPGGPDHPFHSPQSYTGQEPAALRGAQNGYDPYEQVQARLSQLEALGHYVDKAELIVMGGTITARPREYQEEFVTSCIHAMNEYGTGTHRPLPPMDEVFAGNEQAAVRCIAATFETRPDWCRREHINGMLDLGVTKVELGVQHTDDRILAFNRRGCTVGDAVEANTMLRDAGIKVGFHIMPNLPGSDLEEDREMFRTLFDDEQFRPDFLKIYPTLVTPGSEIEALWQRGEYAPYPEDDLVGLIAHAKALLPEYVRLQRVQRDIPARLIVAGSRHSNFRQLAQERLRAEGGTCRCIRCREAGRHPAGAEPSFRDLAYRCCGGEEHFIQAKAGDALIGFARLRYPGEVFRPELEGAALLRELHVYGTMVPIGEDGEEGEFQHRSFGKELLARAEAMAEDEGYGRLAINSGIGVRPYYRSQDYEREGPYMVKRL
- a CDS encoding UPF0058 family protein: MQKEELLHLHMLLMHIKKYYETTTGEEVYTPDYDVLHVSPAHIHKNKITHKKAILALGEDLVHQLRTTPHLRQLENMHEATTNEVVMQEH
- a CDS encoding ADP-ribosylglycohydrolase family protein; translation: MFIFPYQNAAGTLLGLAVGDALGAPLEGLPPPEKTVTNMVGGGIHGMTRGEYTDDTLQAVGLAQSLVFCRGFLPEDFVERLITGFDRAPEYYGPTSRMVFSLIKEGFSPEDAARIAHIHNRGSRTNGSVMRGPPLGIYYAPVRVREMSLACSALTHHDPVAGECSAFVNLMISEMCRGMPKVSAFCHALDRCENPEVLERVGNFHAWPLEPSLDAVQTTHCAVAVFMSADGFEKTVLRAVNLGGDADTVGAIAGALAGACYGFSTIPHRWLVGFRHTGQLLALAQRLWAAAEHA
- a CDS encoding UPF0179 family protein, whose product is MAETKPKVTLIGRCLAEKGLEFVYEGQVAVCQTCKLLKVCHNLQPGKKYQIVEIRKNTDQDCPIHRDGICAVEVIEAPIITLIPADRAILNSTVRYEPVCTKTDCRGYLLCHPDGIIEGEKYLVAKVLGNAPDVCEKGKNLKLVELRPV
- a CDS encoding NAD(P)-dependent glycerol-1-phosphate dehydrogenase, with the protein product MDGEDIKVLREKVFDKSRWMQLPRDILIGHNVLREIPSVCKDLCFGSHALLLAGEHTMTVAGDEIVSLLADTCDVKTCIVGSNTAADIARIEREGAGADFIIGVGGGRVIDTAKIVSYNLDRQFISVPTAAAHDGIASSRASIPTPEGSVSLSAHPPIAVVADTGIIAAAPPRLLAAGCADIISNYTAILDWELANRLRGEPISEYAMALSKMTAEIIVKNADVISGLTEESAWIVMKALVSSGVAMSIAGSSRPASGGEHKFSHALDRIAPGKALHGEQCGVGAIITMYLHGGDWRWIRDSLKRIGAPTTPAELGIDDATAVEAVLAARTIRPERFTILDMGLSKENAERIIRMLYEE
- a CDS encoding DUF63 family protein, translated to MIREFLYKYYIDPIRYGQPYTIVDTLTYALILIFSVWLVYRGLRRFGIEVDRRFTLSTIPFVVLGGLLRVVEDTGMITSDAHILLITPIIFFVVFFITVIALFFSRILEVKGLVADSIRVYGWIGIALSVATALLLLGWGAVNTRIDFVVLFAIPAMAAVSTAAVWGFLRYILRWEYVADPLYTLLIAGHMLDASATSFGIDLHPMGYVEQHVVGSHLIEWTGTAFSMFPLKLAVIIPAIYVLEMYRKEGNPAFWHLVVLAMIVVGLAPGIRDMMRMVIYV
- a CDS encoding stage II sporulation protein M — translated: MSRREFLPYLAATVVIFSVGIVGGYGLAASGDPAADQILETIMGGVFSQILGDSPVMLAVKIFLNNLQACVLLFLGGATFGLLTFFILFSNGLVIGLFADQIAEKVGPLGLLAGLAPHGIFEIPAIFIAAALGLALARSVFADARGQGDAAADAARLGGLFLRIVVPLLAVAAIIEAFITPELLRLVV
- the proS gene encoding proline--tRNA ligase, whose amino-acid sequence is MEEESGSLPLKSDFSAWYNDVLWRAEIMDVRYPVKGLYVWYPFGFGLRRHTYAILRDLLDRSGHEETLFPLLIPKTEFMKEAEHIKGFEDEVYWVTHGGLSELDIPLALRPTSETAIYPMFSLWVRSHADLPIKVYQIVNTFRYETKHTRPLIRLREITSFKEAHTAHATWEEAAAQVEIALSLYTRFYDDLGIPVIISKRPDWDKFPGADYTMAVDALMPDGRTLQVGTAHHLGDHFSKTYDITYEDANGERQFVSQTCYGISERCIAATIGVHGDDKGLILPPKVAPVQAVIIPIIMKKRADEVTAAAATLKDELEASGVRVKVDDRDMRPGAKYYHWEMRGVPLRIEVGPRDLDAGTVVVATRDGEKMAVKRDEIVVRIPEICAAFSLRLREKAEAFLTSHLVPAESVEEAVQAVETGIAVVHWCGDEACAERIEKETNASVLGTEVRSPHVVKTEGRCIVCGRPGTSTVIARTY
- a CDS encoding pyruvoyl-dependent arginine decarboxylase, translated to MPKRVFFTCGVGRDSEYLGSFEMALRAAKIECYNLVTVSSILPPKCRIIPREEGLLDLEPGSVVFTVMSRIASNEPHRRISASIGVAIPQNMEEEWGYFAEHHAFGDDKEKAGQYAEHLAYKMYESITDKTPEKTLNITESAIVDEDGRWTTVLAAAVFLME